In Ruminococcaceae bacterium BL-6, a genomic segment contains:
- the spoVAD gene encoding stage V sporulation protein AD (uptake of pyridine-2,6-dicarboxylic acid) (Evidence 2a : Function from experimental evidences in other organisms; PubMedId : 16077113, 22328679, 26604257, 27105070, 31375487; Product type cp : cell process): MATRIGRYTLQMDNRPCVEGYASVVGKKESEGPLGKYFDKSFEDTTLGESSWEKAESRLQTEAVTAALTKAGTTTKDIDYIFAGDLLDQCISSTFGLRSLDIPFLGQFGACSTMAQTLALSSILVDTGAARRAVAVTSSHFCSAERQFRFPLEYGGQRTPTAQWTATAAGAIVVGNQQKRPYVAAVTIGRIADLGVKDAANMGAAMAPAAAQTLSDFLQDTGTLPRDYDLILTGDLGLVGSELMEQILRENNLDITGLHNDCGLMIYDRRAQDVHAGGSGCGCSGAVLCSIILQQLQQGQLNSVLFLGTGALMSPTSQQQGESTPGIAHLVHLKSE; the protein is encoded by the coding sequence ATGGCTACACGAATCGGACGCTACACGCTTCAAATGGACAACCGGCCCTGTGTGGAGGGCTACGCCTCCGTCGTCGGGAAAAAAGAAAGCGAAGGGCCGCTCGGCAAATATTTCGACAAGTCGTTTGAGGACACCACTTTGGGGGAATCCAGCTGGGAAAAGGCGGAAAGCCGCCTTCAGACCGAAGCGGTCACGGCGGCGCTGACCAAGGCGGGAACGACCACGAAGGACATCGACTACATTTTCGCGGGCGATCTGCTGGACCAGTGCATCTCCTCCACCTTCGGGCTGCGCAGCCTCGACATCCCGTTTCTGGGGCAGTTCGGCGCCTGCTCCACGATGGCGCAGACGCTGGCGCTCTCATCCATCCTTGTGGATACCGGCGCGGCGCGGCGGGCGGTGGCGGTGACCTCATCCCACTTCTGCTCGGCGGAGCGCCAGTTCCGCTTTCCGCTGGAATACGGCGGGCAGCGCACCCCCACCGCCCAGTGGACGGCGACGGCGGCGGGCGCGATCGTGGTGGGGAACCAGCAGAAGCGGCCGTATGTCGCCGCCGTCACCATCGGCAGGATCGCGGACCTGGGGGTAAAGGACGCGGCCAACATGGGCGCGGCGATGGCCCCTGCCGCGGCGCAGACGCTGTCCGACTTCCTTCAGGATACGGGGACGCTCCCGCGGGATTACGACCTGATCCTGACGGGCGACCTCGGCCTTGTGGGAAGCGAGCTGATGGAGCAGATCCTTCGGGAGAACAACCTCGATATCACCGGGCTGCACAACGACTGCGGGCTGATGATCTACGACCGCAGGGCGCAGGACGTCCATGCGGGCGGCTCCGGCTGCGGATGCTCGGGCGCGGTGCTGTGCTCGATCATCCTCCAGCAGCTGCAGCAGGGCCAGCTGAACAGCGTGCTGTTTCTCGGGACGGGCGCCCTGATGTCGCCCACCTCTCAGCAGCAGGGCGAAAGCACCCCCGGCATTGCTCATCTGGTTCACCTGAAAAGCGAATAG
- the spoVAC gene encoding mechanosensitive channel; stage V sporulation protein AC (Evidence 2a : Function from experimental evidences in other organisms; PubMedId : 15849754, 16077113, 16850406, 24666282, 26604257, 27105070, 31375487; Product type cp : cell process) — translation MKKITKEEYSKMVEKASPNTSSLKNCIWAFLVGGLICCLGQVFVNLYQQAGLDLKGARAAESISLIGLTAVLTALKIYDNIAKHAGAGTLVPITGFANSMVSPAMEFKPEGFVTGIGAKMFVIAGPVLVYGITSSIVYGLIVYLFHLY, via the coding sequence ATGAAGAAAATCACAAAAGAAGAATATTCCAAAATGGTTGAAAAAGCCTCCCCGAACACGTCGTCCCTGAAGAACTGCATCTGGGCGTTTCTGGTGGGCGGGCTGATCTGCTGCCTGGGCCAGGTGTTCGTGAACCTGTACCAGCAGGCCGGGCTGGACCTGAAAGGGGCACGTGCGGCGGAATCCATTTCGCTCATCGGGCTAACGGCGGTTTTGACGGCGCTGAAAATCTACGACAACATCGCAAAGCACGCCGGAGCGGGCACGCTGGTGCCGATCACCGGGTTTGCAAACTCGATGGTGTCGCCCGCCATGGAATTCAAGCCCGAGGGCTTCGTCACGGGCATCGGCGCGAAAATGTTCGTCATCGCGGGGCCGGTTCTCGTTTACGGGATCACGTCGTCTATCGTTTACGGGCTGATCGTTTACCTGTTCCATCTGTATTGA
- a CDS encoding protein of unknown function (Evidence 5 : Unknown function): MPPEKIALGRNHLRLFRKSRESARLLGKIVSVPWTYADESGKQLGVKEMKR; the protein is encoded by the coding sequence TTGCCCCCGGAGAAAATAGCTCTTGGAAGAAACCATCTGCGGCTTTTCCGAAAAAGCAGGGAATCCGCCCGGCTTTTGGGAAAGATCGTTTCCGTTCCGTGGACTTATGCGGACGAAAGCGGAAAGCAGCTGGGCGTCAAGGAGATGAAACGATGA